The following proteins are encoded in a genomic region of Streptomyces lunaelactis:
- a CDS encoding response regulator has translation MKGPITVLLVDDHPVFRAGMTTVLTDLPDVTVIGEAADGAEAIATTARLLPTIVLMDLRMPGVSGLEATAQITTAHPQVAVVILTMDEDDDSVFAALRAGARGYLLKEADGTDVHRALLGVARGEAVFGPRIARRVLSHFATPPTSPARMPFPHLTNREREILDLLSRGLDNASIARRLSLSEKTIRNRVSDVLTKLRARTRAEAAALARDAGLGNPQLQPGPGPGL, from the coding sequence GTGAAGGGGCCGATCACCGTCCTCCTCGTCGACGATCATCCTGTCTTCCGGGCCGGGATGACCACCGTCCTGACCGACCTTCCCGATGTAACAGTCATTGGCGAAGCCGCCGACGGCGCCGAGGCCATCGCCACAACCGCCCGGCTGCTACCAACGATTGTCCTGATGGACCTGCGCATGCCCGGCGTCAGTGGTCTGGAAGCCACCGCCCAGATCACCACTGCCCACCCGCAAGTCGCTGTCGTTATCCTGACCATGGACGAAGACGACGACTCGGTCTTCGCCGCACTCCGCGCCGGCGCTCGCGGCTACTTACTGAAGGAAGCAGACGGCACGGACGTCCACCGCGCCCTGCTAGGTGTCGCCCGTGGCGAAGCGGTCTTCGGCCCACGGATCGCCCGGCGCGTCCTCTCCCACTTCGCCACCCCGCCCACCAGCCCTGCCAGGATGCCCTTCCCCCACCTCACCAACCGAGAACGAGAGATCCTCGACCTGCTTTCCCGCGGCCTGGACAACGCATCCATCGCGCGCCGACTGTCCCTGTCCGAGAAGACAATCCGCAATCGCGTCAGTGATGTGCTGACGAAGCTGCGTGCTCGAACCCGCGCGGAGGCAGCAGCCCTGGCCCGGGATGCGGGCCTGGGAAACCCCCAGTTGCAACCCGGCCCAGGACCGGGACTGTAA
- a CDS encoding ISL3 family transposase has translation MRDVNELVGMVFSGLAPLVIEDMVDEGERILVRARTPQAPVPCPGCGAPSGRVHGYHWRTVADVSVDGRRVVVRVSVRRLVCPTRGCRHTFREQVPGVLERYQRRTARLTRQVRSVVKELAGRASARLLTALSMRLSRHTALRTLLRIPLPRSRVPRVIGVDDFALRRRHRYATVLVDAETHERIDVLPDRTADTLEAWLRTHPGAEIVCRDGSTTYAEAIRRALPDAIQVADRWHIWHNLCEAALSEVKAHSSCWASVLDTPLYDGPRARTTLERWQQVHALLDKGVGLLECARRLQLALNTVKRYARADRPERMLRVPKYRTSLVDPYREHLRRRRAEDPAVPVQHLFDEIKSLGFTGCLNLLHKYINQGRADAERSHISPRRLARMLLSRPEGLKAEQQNLLRRLTAACQEMTRLADHVRTFASFLVPKSGNAAAISGWATEVRAAELPHLHAFVRGLERDHDGVVAALTLPFHNGGTEGVNNKTKLIKRQMYGRAGFQLLRHRILLG, from the coding sequence ATGCGTGACGTCAACGAGCTTGTGGGCATGGTGTTTTCGGGTCTGGCTCCGCTGGTCATCGAGGACATGGTCGATGAAGGTGAGCGGATTCTGGTGCGGGCACGGACACCACAGGCACCGGTGCCGTGCCCGGGCTGCGGGGCACCGTCCGGCCGTGTGCACGGCTATCACTGGCGGACGGTGGCCGACGTATCGGTGGACGGGCGGCGAGTGGTGGTGCGCGTGAGTGTGCGGCGCCTGGTGTGTCCCACGCGCGGCTGCCGCCACACTTTCCGCGAGCAGGTACCCGGGGTGCTGGAGCGATACCAGCGCCGCACCGCCCGTCTGACCAGGCAAGTCAGGTCCGTGGTGAAGGAGTTAGCGGGCCGGGCGAGTGCGCGTCTGCTGACGGCGCTGTCCATGCGCCTGTCGCGTCACACCGCTCTGCGCACCCTCCTGCGCATTCCGCTGCCCAGATCGCGGGTGCCCCGTGTGATCGGTGTCGATGACTTCGCACTGCGCCGGCGTCACCGCTACGCGACCGTGCTGGTCGACGCCGAGACCCATGAGCGGATCGACGTGTTGCCCGATCGCACGGCCGACACCCTGGAAGCGTGGCTGCGCACCCATCCGGGCGCCGAGATCGTGTGCCGCGACGGCTCGACCACCTACGCCGAAGCCATCCGCCGCGCTCTGCCCGATGCCATTCAGGTCGCCGACCGCTGGCATATTTGGCACAACCTGTGCGAAGCCGCCCTCAGCGAGGTGAAGGCCCACAGCAGTTGCTGGGCCTCGGTGCTGGACACGCCCCTGTACGACGGGCCCCGCGCACGGACCACCCTGGAACGCTGGCAGCAGGTCCACGCCCTTCTCGACAAGGGTGTGGGTCTGCTCGAATGCGCCCGGCGTCTGCAACTGGCCCTCAATACCGTCAAGCGCTACGCCCGGGCCGACCGGCCCGAACGCATGCTCCGTGTCCCCAAGTACCGCACCAGTCTTGTCGATCCCTACCGGGAACACCTGCGCAGGCGCCGGGCCGAAGACCCTGCCGTCCCCGTCCAACACCTCTTCGATGAAATCAAATCCCTCGGGTTCACAGGCTGCCTCAACCTCCTGCACAAGTACATCAACCAGGGCCGCGCGGACGCCGAGCGCAGCCACATCTCGCCCCGCCGCCTCGCCCGAATGCTTCTGAGCAGGCCCGAAGGACTCAAGGCCGAGCAGCAGAACCTCCTGCGTCGTCTCACCGCAGCCTGCCAGGAGATGACCCGGCTCGCTGACCATGTCCGCACCTTCGCATCGTTCCTGGTGCCCAAGTCGGGCAACGCCGCCGCCATCAGCGGCTGGGCCACCGAAGTCCGCGCGGCCGAGCTGCCTCATCTGCATGCCTTCGTCCGCGGCCTCGAACGGGACCACGACGGGGTCGTCGCCGCCCTTACGCTCCCGTTTCATAACGGAGGCACCGAGGGCGTGAACAACAAGACCAAGCTGATCAAGCGGCAAATGTACGGGCGTGCGGGCTTCCAACTCCTCCGCCACCGCATCCTCCTGGGCTGA